The window GGCCTTTAAGGACGTGCTGAATGCCGATACCCTGCTTCTCGGTCTGGCCCTGCCGGATTGCCAAGCTCACGCGCCGAACGAGAACTTCCCGATTGCCAACTTCGAAGCGGGCATTCGCCTGAATCAGAACCTGCTCGCTGAGTTGGGGGCGTGAAGGTGATCGTTAACAGGGCCTCTGGATTCGCTGCTTTTGTTCGGCCAGTTTTGGTGAGGGTTTCAGAGAAACGTCACCAATACTCGCCTACAGGTTTTTGAGCACATAGTCCCAGGTGGTCAGTACGGCCCATGTGGCAGCGACGCCTACCCCGATGTCCACTGCCGTGATGCGATTCCAGAGCCTTTTGCCACTGTTCAAGAAAGCCATCAAGGGTTCAGGAATCTGCTCTTCGGGTCGTTGGGGTGCGGTTTTCTCTCCGTCAGCTTCTGGATTTGTCGATGATGATGTTTCAGCTCCTGCCTGCAAGAGCAGATCTTGGGCACGTTTGAATTCTGCTAGATTCAGGCGGTGTATTGCAGCGGCTACGGCGATCACCAGGAAGTATTCGTTGTGATATTGGCGGTTGATCATCCAACCTGACATGCAATACGCGATCAGTAAAAGCATGGCTGCTCGACGACAGCGTTCATGATCCGTCTCGGGTTGGGTGAGCTGAGAACCGACCAGGAGCGAACGCCCAGCGATCCAGAGCAGGAGGAGGTAGCAAAAGAGTCCATTGATGCCTAGCTCCGCACCAACCTGAACGTAACTGGAGTGGGTGGCTTTATTTTCCATTTGGCCTTCCCAAATGATGTATCCTTTAAACTGTCCCCACCCTTCTCCTGTGGACTTGGTGCGGGTGATTTCACGGGCCATTTCCCACACCATCAGGCGGCCTTGCACACCTTCATCGGCACGAAGATTCCCCATTTTTTCCATGCGAGGTAGGAAACTCAGCGCGGACACGCCTAATGTGGCGGCGATGGCGATGGCGAAGATCTGCACCGCTTTTGGACGGCCGATGACAAAGACTAAGACACACAGCACTCCGCCCACCAGGAAAGAG is drawn from Prosthecobacter debontii and contains these coding sequences:
- a CDS encoding O-antigen ligase family protein, with amino-acid sequence MEYRAALLFLFLYYIRPQDWIPAMVGFNIVRPVILIWIASFMNARSRSPVPGVFKTPHDWAMLAYYGYIVWTSPDSNGTFKAFLPYVVFYFFTLHSLTTWERVLGYLKFWNFMLLGVAFMAVASLYGLDLTGAKDMTSMFFDRLCIGTWLHNNPNALAHSVIVAIPLSYVLYFWKGGFTGRIIIFPLCSALAAHCAYSTQSKGSFLVGGVLCVLVFVIGRPKAVQIFAIAIAATLGVSALSFLPRMEKMGNLRADEGVQGRLMVWEMAREITRTKSTGEGWGQFKGYIIWEGQMENKATHSSYVQVGAELGINGLFCYLLLLWIAGRSLLVGSQLTQPETDHERCRRAAMLLLIAYCMSGWMINRQYHNEYFLVIAVAAAIHRLNLAEFKRAQDLLLQAGAETSSSTNPEADGEKTAPQRPEEQIPEPLMAFLNSGKRLWNRITAVDIGVGVAATWAVLTTWDYVLKNL